The sequence below is a genomic window from Lolium perenne isolate Kyuss_39 chromosome 4, Kyuss_2.0, whole genome shotgun sequence.
CTATAAGAGTATTAGATTTTCCCATGATAGATCTGCATTACATATTGGTGATGGTTATCCTATTTTAATTTCAACGTGAATTTTTTTGTGTCCGAACATTTTTTTCTAACATGTGCTGAACTGCAGACATGGAAGCTGCGAGAAGAAGGAAGGCTTTTGGAAATTGTTGATCCAGACCTGGAGGAATACCCGGAGGACCAAGTGCTTCATTTCATCAAGGTGGCACTCCTGTGCACCCAAGCAACGGCGCAGCAGAGGCCATCCATGAAGCAGGTGGCGCATATGCTATCTAACCAAACAGAAATCGATCTTCAGAATGCTGTCCCACCCGGTGTGCTGAAAGAACCCCGTCGTAAGATGGGTAGTTTGACACTGGACACGTCCTCAAGTCAAATGACCAGACGCAACGCGGCTGGATCCTGCAGCACGCAGACCAGAGACATGAACAGCTATCAGTTTAGCACGACCGAAATTTCTCCTAGGTGACGCGGTGGATGAGCTTGCAAACTTGCTCGCCACCTTGAGAAGGCTCAAACACTGACATGCGGTTTCGCTGTGCTGGGGTTGCTCACACAGTTTTTCTTGAGGTGAAAAATTGAACAGTGTATACTTCAAGCCTGATCCATATTTATCCTGGTCCAGGAACTAGACAGGATGCCAAGGGAATATCTGTAAATTGGTGTTGTGCAGAATGTGTAGTTAACTTCTTTCATAGGTCATTACATGTTATTCTTTAGTGCTCAGTGTTACAGATGCATTGCAAGAACAGTACGTCTTTGAGACTCCAAATATTTAAGGCACCATATGAGGAGGATGTGGTGAAGAACAGGATGGACAGCTTATATACGTATAACCCTCTAATGTCACATAGTCACATAATGGCTGCATTTTTCATGACCTAATTTTAGCTCTAGTGATGCTGGATGAACATATGGTGTAAATATGATGCTTGGAACATAAATACTGTGGATCATTTATGCAATGGACTTTTCGTTTCATAGTAGGATTATCTTATGCAGCCATCTTGAGTGCGTGTTCactttttgttgttgttgagaAAAATGTGTATTTACTTGTAAGAATGGTACAAAGCTGTGTCTTTCTGAAATAAATCTGTTAGGATGCTCATTTGAAACCATAGAATTTCAGGTTGTTTAATATGAAATAGTTCCATGGGTTAGGGCTAAACATGAAACAGAATTTCATGTTGTTTAGTATTTCATTGGAGACTTACTTTAAATCTGAAATCTGCTTTGCAGAGCTCACTCTTTGACCTTGCTTGCAAGATGCATAACATGTTAAGGGAAGAGAGACTGATGCTCTTTGCTGAATTTCTATCAGCCAAAGGCCAAAGCGATGTCTTGTTCAGTAGATTGCTCATGTAGGTATGCATATTTTGGTACTCCCTCTGTTTCAATAAACTTGTCACAACTTTTCCTAGATATGTATGTATTTACATATTAAAAtacgtctagatacatctatatctagacaaagtcatGACAAGATTTTTGGAACAGAGGAAGCAACACATAaaattagtttgcaatttctttcAACGTGGAAAAAAATGTTTCCTCCGTGCATCGAAGAGCATATAAGCTGATATTTGCCGGCGCGAAAAATCTAAGGGCCGACCGCTGCACACTGGCACCTAGACATCCAGCGGCACTTCTTGGTTCAGCTAGGTGTACAGTTTTTTGTTTTGCTTGGTCTTTGCTTGCCTTTCCCTTTTTTTTCCTGTTCCTAGGGTGTTTTCTGTTTGCTTTTCCTTTTGAGCCGTAAGCAGTGCACAATCTTAACGTTTCTTCTGGTATAAAATGACAAACATTTGAGTGCGTGTTTGGGAATAAAGAAACAAAGATAGCATGAGTCATGAGCTTTGTAGCATCTTGCTGTTTCTTCTTACAAAATATCACACATTTCAATGTGTGTTCCAGAAAAAAAATGCAACGGACAGTAGTTGACCAGACGGTGACGATGCTGATGCCGGCTGGAAAATGTGTAGGAAATTAGAGGAACAACGACACCAGTCTATGTCAGCCTTATAATTAGCCAAAACAAAAGTTGTAAAATTCCCACACTAAAAGCATCTACCTTCCCTATAAACGAAAAAAATCTTATTATAGTTCTAGATTTATTCAATTTACATGACAACATAAGCTTATTGCTTTTCTCCAACCGACCGATGACACCTTTCTTCCCAGCATGAAATTGGTAAAGATACCATGAACAAAAATTAACAAAACTTCATGAGAAGGCGCTCTATTCTTTGTCTACAAAAGCTGACTCAGCAAGATCAATAGCCCGGGCTAGAGCAGCCGCCTTATTCTCGCATTCTTTTTGCTCGTCATCTGGGACACTATCAGCAACAATGCCCGCGCCAGCCTGAAGGTGAGCGACCCACTCTCGGCGCCTATCTGAGTTCTTGTATGAGTACATCGTGTTGTGGCTTGGAGCTGTTGAGAACACAATGGTGCGGAGAGCAAGAGCGATCATCATGTCACCATTAAATGATATTCCTCCTAACCCACCACTGTATGGTCCTCGTCTTGTGACCTCCAACTGATCTATCAGCTCCATGGCTTTCACCTGGTTATGCAAACGAATTTTTTAGTACAAAGCAACTTATTCAGAATAAGAAGGTGCATGTTGGCATAAAACCCTAAGATTAATCACTGAACTGAATGAAAACAGTAAAGATGAGATGAGCCCATAATAGCTGAAGAGATTAGCTAAAACTGACTACTTTATGCAAAAAAAAGATCTAAGCAATCTAATGCGAGTTTACAGTTGACAGAAAAAAATATGattcaacagaaacatatgcagtTTAGTTAAGTGTGTACAAGAGTCCAGAATGGTCATATGGCTATTATTGTAAAAATGCAAACTACCAACATCTACGGACAAGAGAGGCAAAATGATATACGTTTAGATCAACTAGAAAAACTCTTCAGACTTCAAAGAGGAAATAAAATTTTCTAACATGTTATAGacagaaatagaaaaaaaagtgaaGGTTGGATTTGGACAGTATTTCAAGATAAGGATACATGAAGCAAGACTTCACCTTTGGTGCTCCACTGACTGTTCCAACAGGCAATGCTGCTCGCAGCGCATCCCAGCTCTGGAGATGATCATCTAACTGTCCACTAACCTGCAAAGCATTCAAAGAGAAATCAATGGTGTTCAACATAACACTGCAGAAAACAAGAACCCCTCACCATACACCATTACGTCAAAATCATTACATAGAAAGAAAAGTAAAAGTTCCACAGAACTGTAAAATATTGCCTCATAATGTTCTATCTGAAATGTTCTATCTGAAGTTCTAAAATGACACCAAGTCCTTATCGAGTATATATATCATACCAAACAGAAATGTCACTGGACTCAGTGAAAACCAGTTATTTGCCATGGAAGCAATGTGTGGCATATGAGTTCTTTAATTTCTTTAATACGCCATAATGGAAAGCATAGATAAAAGTGCCAAAACGGCATACGCCATATTGGAAAGCGTAGATAAAAATGCCAAAATGGCATACTCCAAAGGTGTTCATAAGTTTTTTTAAATGAAACCTGCAGGGGGGAGGAGTCCCTGCAGCTTTCTGATTAAGTGGAAGAAAAAAAACAATTTATTGATAGATACTTCTCATATACTAAGATTAGCTAATTACTGATGGTCTGAAGTAACAATTGAACTCAAATGCTGAAGAAAAAAATAACATAAGAAACATGGTCATAAACACAAATAGCTGGTGGATTTAACAGCAAAGTGCTGTGGTATAAAATGGATGCCATAAGAACCACTGTCAAACAGCACGAGAAGAGCCTTACCGTCGAGCTGATGTGCATGACATGCGAGTACCGCTCGATGTTCatcaacttctccaccttcacAGATCCAGGTTTGGAGACCTGCCAAGtacatgcactcataagaaatttgAAAATGCAGCATAGAGTAGCACTACGACTAACACATTCCCTTTAATAAGATCTGCGCAATGGCTGTCATTGCAGCCTAACAAAGTGGTCAAACTTATtccatcatgaatcaatcaaaagGAAAGAAGACTGCCTTCATTTCAGAATGCAGAGTGGGAAAATGAATACAGACCCTGCCAACATCGTTCCTTCCCAGGTCTACAAGCATAATGTGTTCAGCGCACTGTTTTTGATCACTTAATAGTTGCTCCTCCTGTAATTTATCTTCATTCTCTGTCTTGCCCCTTCGGGTAGTCCCAGCAAGTGGCCTGTTAATAACCTTTCCCTATTTGTTTTTCAGGTGTAGATTAGTTTAAGAACAATGAGGAAATCTGATTAATAGCGATAAATGTGTTCACGTACCTTCTGGACTTTTGTAAGAATTTCAGGACTGGATGCTACCAGGACACAGCCTCTAGCCTAAATATACAAAAGGACATTATTTAGAACTTCAAAGCAAACCAGTGCACATAGCATGTTTCAATGGTGCAAAAAAACCACTACTAGTGTTCAATGTTTTGCTGTAGTCACTAGTCAGATAAAAAACAGATAACCGAAAGACCATGTAAATACGTACCTGTAGATACGCCATGTATGGGCTCGGGTTCACAATTCGTAGTGCTCGATAAACCTCAAAAGGGGTGGCATATGTTCGCCTCTCAAAGCGCTGGCTTAAAACAATCTGGAAAATATTACCAGCCAGAATATGCTCCTTGGCCTGCAGAACAGCATTCTTGTACTCATCACTCGTCATGGTTGATTTGTTCAATGCTGTACCAAACTGCTTAGTATGCAGCTTCACAAATCCTGGAGAGAGTTTAGGCCTGGAGTGGAAATCAAATTCATCTGAAGATCGTGAGCACCAAGCAGAGATTAGCACACTAGATTAACGACACAAGAGACACAACATATCTTACACATTCGAGTTGTGAACTTTAGAAAGAAACCGCTTCAGCCGGGACCTGCCATATTGGTATGCTTGCTCGGTGGATTCATGGCGGTCCAGACTTACCCAATGGATGACATATACTTTCTGCAACAATCGCCGAGACACAGATTTGAAATTAGTACAAATGTCCACTAGTTAAAATGAGGGACAACAAAGACATGTGATTTGGACTCCCAAGTGCAAAGTACTGAACATGGAAAGACAGGTTTGATTAACATAATGATGCGATTTCACTTGATGAAGGGTCGAGCCAACGATTTTGTTCAGTTTCAGTATGGTCAATGATGTACTGTGCACTACTAtctttttttcttctttgaaAGAGATGCATATACTGGCTGTGATCTGAACTTTGTTCAGAAATAACAAAAAAGAAGTTCGattgtactccctctgtcccatgaTATAAGATGTTATTGCAACTAATATAGGAGTATATTGGCAGcaataacatcttatattatggATTTATGGGACAGAGGGAGTGGGTCAGAATCTATCCCTGAGAGCAAATATAATGACTTTGCTGGAAATGGATATTGGAGAAAAATTAAGCACCTTCTCAACATTGTCAAAGACAAGAACATCATCGTAGAGGCCCAAGTGCACATCGGGAAGGTTCCTATCATCCTGAGGAGCACCGGAGAAGGGTATCTTCTTCTTTTCGACATAACGGACCGTATCGTAGGAAAAGAACCCAACCCATCCACCTATCACAAACAAGAAAACAGATTATTCCCAATTTCAATATCAGCAACATCATTTTATatttctctcatatttttgtttgtCCATGTTGCCCACCACTGAAGGTTTCAGGGAGCTCTTCAATCTGCTGCGGGTGCCATCCCTCCATTATGCTCCTGGGAACCTCCATAGGGTCGTCCACGACCTGCTCCGTGACCGTGCCCTTTTCGTGGTCCATGGTGGTGACCTTGTTCTCCTTGGCCACGATCTCCATCACCGGCTGGGCGCCAATCATGCTGTAACGACCCTTCAATCCATTCCAGTTCCACAGAGTTATTGCCGAATCGACAAGGGAGCAGATTAGGGGAAGCGGGAGAAAGGGGGACATACGACGTTGGTGGTGCCCTCGGGCCCCTGCTCGACGGACTCGAAGAGGAAGCTGGGGGTGTCCTTGTCGTCCTCGGGGACGAGGCAGCGGTAGGCGAGCACTGGGGTGAGGTGGTCGGACACGATGCACTCCCACATGGGCACCAGGTTGCCCTTCCcgctcccccgcgccgccgcctcgaaGAAGCGCTGCctgtcctcctcctccgccttcgCCGCGGCGCTCCCATTGATCACCGCGCTCGCGCTCCCGGCGCAGCACCGCACGCCGCTGCTCCCCctcccgctcctcctcctcctccctcctgcTGCCACCGCTCTTGCCCTGAccgggaccgccgccgccgccacccgggcGGGGTGGGCGGCGAGGCGTGAGGGCGAGAATGCCGAGGCGGCTAGGGATTCCATTGCAGACTGACGCAGCCTTCTTGTTTCCTTAATCAACAGTTTTGTCAGTTATCACTGCTCTGTCTGATTCCGTGCTCGGACAAAGATATCGGGAGAAGTgcgcgatatatatatatatacgaagCTGCGAAATCCGGTTCACTGGTACGAGTTGAATCCCGGAGCGGAGGCTGGGTCAGGCGGCTCTGGGTTTTGACCCTTCCTGACGGCGATGGGGAGAGGAGGACGAATGTAGGATTTCGGATTCCGGCTAAATTAAAACCCCACTAATTGTTTACCAAAATTTGACGCGTAGAAATTTATCGTACTATTGCCAACTGATATTCTGGCCAGAAAAATGACAACTGTGTTGGGCAAGACTTTGATAAGATAATAGTGGAATCTTACCAAATTTATGGATAACTAAGGAAATACTATTTTCATGACCAATTCACACCATTGACATTTATTATGCACCAATTTTGTACATGACTACCACTTCTTTGGAAGTTGCTTGAATTATGCTCAAAATCTGAAATCTCTCAAAAACCTTTTTGAACGATGAAGTAGACATAAGCGAATACGAGTGGCAAGGCTcattgataaaaataacaaatgtTACCCCAAAATCGTATGAAGTCTTCATCTCCGACTCCATCATTTGCATGTTGATTTCTCTCCAAGCTTTCATCGAAGAAGTTATATCATGTCGATCATGTAAATGGAGTGACTGTGAAGGTTTTGAAGAGCCGCATGAGTCGCACACCCAATAGGTGCAAACTTAAAACCTTCAAAcacattttggcatgagaaacaCCCCTTGCGAGAGAGGATAATGAATCACTAATTCTTCAGCATAGAAAGATGGAATCGGAGAACAATCATCCATAACTGCTAAGTTGAAGGGCCATGATGCTCTCACCATAACATGGGCAGGGTCATGATCTCCAATGTAGGATGTCACCACCAAGAACACATAAACCAAACATGAAAGAAACTCAATCTACTCTCCATGCATTGATTCGGGATCCCTCCCTCCTCCCCTCCTGAGTGGAAAACCTGAAAACTCATGGGGCATATGGTTTGTGCGTGCGTAAATGAAAATACTCCAAAATTTTCAGAAAGATCTATAAAACTTGCTTGAACCGGCTGAAACAAAATTCCAACAGTTGTGTGTGTTTGGCCTCCGGATTCGCTACTTTGGAGAATGCAAGTTGGCCAAGCTCCAGTACCTCTGACTTAGCGCTCCAAGTTATCGGATCTGATTACAATGTCATGATTAGATGCTATAGTAGACAAATAATACTCCATTTTAGTGCTACAACAGAGGATAAAAACATCGGCCTGCTAAAGGGTTGAACAATACCCGTGTACAATGTACCCCGGTCGATGTTGACTATTCATTTTCATCTAAGAAGTTGAGTCGGTGTGTGACATTTGTGATACAGTCGATGTG
It includes:
- the LOC127296128 gene encoding anthranilate synthase alpha subunit 2, chloroplastic, with product MESLAASAFSPSRLAAHPARVAAAAVPVRARAVAAGGRRRRSGRGSSGVRCCAGSASAVINGSAAAKAEEEDRQRFFEAAARGSGKGNLVPMWECIVSDHLTPVLAYRCLVPEDDKDTPSFLFESVEQGPEGTTNVGRYSMIGAQPVMEIVAKENKVTTMDHEKGTVTEQVVDDPMEVPRSIMEGWHPQQIEELPETFSGGWVGFFSYDTVRYVEKKKIPFSGAPQDDRNLPDVHLGLYDDVLVFDNVEKKVYVIHWVSLDRHESTEQAYQYGRSRLKRFLSKVHNSNVPKLSPGFVKLHTKQFGTALNKSTMTSDEYKNAVLQAKEHILAGNIFQIVLSQRFERRTYATPFEVYRALRIVNPSPYMAYLQARGCVLVASSPEILTKVQKGKVINRPLAGTTRRGKTENEDKLQEEQLLSDQKQCAEHIMLVDLGRNDVGRVSKPGSVKVEKLMNIERYSHVMHISSTVSGQLDDHLQSWDALRAALPVGTVSGAPKVKAMELIDQLEVTRRGPYSGGLGGISFNGDMMIALALRTIVFSTAPSHNTMYSYKNSDRRREWVAHLQAGAGIVADSVPDDEQKECENKAAALARAIDLAESAFVDKE